One region of Zingiber officinale cultivar Zhangliang chromosome 7B, Zo_v1.1, whole genome shotgun sequence genomic DNA includes:
- the LOC122004680 gene encoding RING-H2 finger protein ATL5-like produces the protein MAIDHDADTGTSPYNDKLLLAAIVSLSVVIFLVILLHLYARYLLLLRRRRHHRLPSHLALRRVLHSTQPPPPYLNNYDGDRYVIPGHATETRTTVGGGVDPKVAASMPEFVYRAEENSGGGVECVVCLSVMEEGERGRRLPRCDHAFHVWCIDVWFMAHDTCPICRAPVRMEEEAPPPEEVVVEEAAIASVDSAVVAEAGEMAAVEVEKDEESPSSSASNNLSFGSSLLRILSRGRS, from the coding sequence ATGGCCATCGACCACGACGCCGACACCGGCACTAGCCCCTACAACGACAAGCTTCTGCTCGCCGCAATCGTCTCCCTCTCCGTCGTCATCTTCCTCGTCATCCTCCTCCACCTCTACGCCCGTTATCTtctcctcctccgccgccgccgccaccaccGCCTCCCCtcccacctcgcccttcgccgcGTCCTCCATAGCACGCAACCTCCTCCTCCCTATCTGAACAATTATGACGGCGATCGTTATGTGATCCCGGGCCACGCGACGGAGACCAGGACGACGGTCGGCGGCGGGGTCGACCCCAAGGTGGCGGCTTCGATGCCGGAGTTCGTGTATAGAGCGGAAGAGAACTCCGGCGGCGGCGTCGAATGCGTGGTGTGCTTGAGCGTCATGGAGGAGGGGGAGAGGGGAAGGCGGCTTCCGCGGTGCGACCACGCGTTCCATGTCTGGTGCATCGATGTGTGGTTTATGGCGCACGACACGTGCCCAATTTGTCGGGCGCCGGTGAGGATGGAGGAGGAGGCGCCGCCGCCAGAGGAGGTGGTGGTGGAGGAGGCGGCCATAGCTAGCGTTGACAGTGCTGTTGTGGCGGAGGCCGGTGAGATGGCAGCGGTTGAGGTTGAGAAAGACGAAGAGTCtccttcctcctcggcttctaATAATTTGTCTTTTGGTTCTTCTCTTTTGAGAATTTTAAGCAGAGGGAGATCATGA